ATGATAGAGTAAAAGTTTATTTAAATAAAAAAGATTTTCTCTTTTTTAACAAAGAAGGAATTAGATATGAAAAAAATACATAAAAAACATTTAATGTCAATTTTATTTATTTTGCCCTTTATCATTTTTATAATTTTATTTTATATTTATCCATTTTATTTTAGTTTAAAAAACGCATTTATTTTTCCTGATAATGAATACAAGGAAACAAATTTTATTTTTGGTATTAAAAATTTTTCTTTAGTTTTAAAAGATAAAGATTTTTGAATAGCTTTTAATAATTCCAATTTTTTATTTTTTTTAGGATTGCCAATAAGTATTTTAATTTCTTTGATTTTTGCATTTTTATTAAATTCGTTGCTTTCTAAAATTTTCAAAAAAATATTTATTAACATTATTTATTCACAATTTTTTATTTCTATATTTGCAATAGGAATATCTTTCACATTACTTTTTGGTGAAAAAAATGTTTTTTTTAAAATGTTTAACATTGAATATAATGTTATAAACAATAAAAATGTTTGAGTTTTTAAATTCTATCTTTTATTTTTTACAGTTTGAAAAAGTCTTTCATTTAATATTGTTTTTTTAAGTTTTATTTTCGCCTTTTTAGATAATAAATATAACAAACAAATTGGTTTGGATAAACTAAAGTTTAAAGATAAATTTATTTATTTATATTTTTTAGAAAACAAAAAAATGTTTTTTATACTTTTGTATAGTAATATAACTTTCACTTTTTTAATTTATCCTGGAATACTTTTGGAAAATGAAGCAGATATTTTAAAAATAAATGGTCATACTTTTTCAAGTTATATTTTAAATTTACTAAATCCTCTTGATAATTCTATATATTTTGACTACAACAAAGCTTTTGCAGCAAGCATTATAGTAATTTTATATTTATTTTTAATTATTGTAATATCTATATTGTTTTATTGAATAATTAAAATATTATATTTAAAAATAAATAAAATAAAGGAATCTAAGTATGTATGTATATAAAAAAATATTTTTAGAAATTATTAAAAACCTTTTAATAATTTTTTTAATATTAGTTCTTTTGTTTCCTTTATATTATTTAATTGTTTTATCTTTAAAAAGTAATACTTCCATTAATAATGGAGATTTTTCAGTA
This Mesomycoplasma neurolyticum DNA region includes the following protein-coding sequences:
- a CDS encoding sugar ABC transporter permease encodes the protein MKKIHKKHLMSILFILPFIIFIILFYIYPFYFSLKNAFIFPDNEYKETNFIFGIKNFSLVLKDKDFWIAFNNSNFLFFLGLPISILISLIFAFLLNSLLSKIFKKIFINIIYSQFFISIFAIGISFTLLFGEKNVFFKMFNIEYNVINNKNVWVFKFYLLFFTVWKSLSFNIVFLSFIFAFLDNKYNKQIGLDKLKFKDKFIYLYFLENKKMFFILLYSNITFTFLIYPGILLENEADILKINGHTFSSYILNLLNPLDNSIYFDYNKAFAASIIVILYLFLIIVISILFYWIIKILYLKINKIKESKYVCI